The window AACTCTATGAATTAGAAGCTTACAAGGCATGGGCTGCAGTGGAAGCTGAACAGGAGAGTGATGTCCAAGAAGCAGAGATCTTCATGAAAGATGCAGAGGACTACCTCAACTCCGCCATGGAAAGCGCCATGGATGAATTCCGGCGATTCGAAGCAGAACTAGACTCTGTGTGTAAGGTTGAACTAGATAGCCTACTTCGAGTGGCGAATCATACGAAGAAGATTGGGAAATCGATGGAGAAGGCGGCGACGATTGCTTCGAAGAAGTATATGGAAGCTGCAATTCTTTCGGCAACGGCATCAATGAAATCTGCTTGGAAGGGAATATCCTTTAACCCTAGCAAGGTTCATCCTTCTTAAGATCCCCTTCTTCCTCACATGAAACAGTGGCTTTTAATAACTTTTTGTTGCAATAAGAaggggtttttagggttgaaTGTAATGTGATGCTCTGTTAATGTTTATCGATTAAGCAAAAATCTTGATCAGAAATTTatccaatttctttctttttgttatcTATTGCTTCTCCTCAT is drawn from Macadamia integrifolia cultivar HAES 741 chromosome 7, SCU_Mint_v3, whole genome shotgun sequence and contains these coding sequences:
- the LOC122083724 gene encoding uncharacterized protein LOC122083724: MEALMDQFSFLSDQALQDKNFDPSTIEDLLKLYELEAYKAWAAVEAEQESDVQEAEIFMKDAEDYLNSAMESAMDEFRRFEAELDSVCKVELDSLLRVANHTKKIGKSMEKAATIASKKYMEAAILSATASMKSAWKGISFNPSKVHPS